A part of Tachysurus vachellii isolate PV-2020 chromosome 4, HZAU_Pvac_v1, whole genome shotgun sequence genomic DNA contains:
- the c4h22orf23 gene encoding UPF0193 protein EVG1: protein MDRMKSVSNNNKGLWDCPRFKYSKDTQELIQVMMRESRLTNFQQRQINTELKKGGTLPLICKPTSSAASTKPEIRISKGPVVSSRPQRRTAEKCCAGDNYTRERFRPSATRDLEKEKHRLQNILATGQEEAQPSPSHTRPPNRVEDSEIDRFQEVLDEIEERRRFLEEMIALGKGSQYHHIINTEISQKIRELELIDRARSEATRMEEEKMKKAEEQS, encoded by the exons ATGGACAGGATGAAGAGTGTGAGCAACAACAATAAGGGACTGTGGGACTGTCCACGGTTCAAGTACAGCAAAGACACTCAGGAATTAATACAAG TCATGATGAGAGAATCACGGCTCACCAACTTTCAGCAGCGACAGATCAACACTGAGCTGAAGA AAGGTGGCACCTTACCACTGATCTGTAAGCCTACATCATCTGCGGCATCTACAAAACCAGAGATAAGAATCAGCAAAGGCCCAGTTGTCTCATCCAGACCACAGAGACGCACCGCAGAGAAATGCTGTGCAGGGGACAACTACACACGGGAGAGATTTCGGCCCAGTGCTACAC GTGACCTGGAAAAAGAGAAGCACAGGCTGCAGAACATCCTCGCGACAGGCCAGGAAGAAGCACAGCCTTCGCCATCCCACACAAGACCTCCTAACAGAGTGGAGGACAGTGAGATAGACAGGTTCCAGGAGG TTCTCGATGAGATTGAAGAGAGAAGGCGGTTTTTGGAGGAGATGATCGCTCTTGGAAAAGGAAGCCAGTATCATCACATCATTAACACTGAAATATCTCAG AAAATCCGTGAGCTTGAGCTGATTGACAGGGCGCGCAGCGAGGCAACGAggatggaagaggaaaaaatgaagaaagctGAAGAGCAGAGTTAA
- the LOC132844867 gene encoding zinc finger protein 483-like produces the protein MMMQLQSMAEVCSLNSEGLWCGDEVQHSDQTDLKICAVKLVDIRNIQTRNGNIMSENLPSGAPGESTMFDGDKETLQAQIKMSSGRLVDYRKVEAEDKSSSFDDQQTLHAQLKMSSVRLVDCGKIQSRKTAAKSDPEGQISRFDGDQQRLEAQLKVCLVKLVDCRKAAVEGKSNQSSDEEDEEQTIKRKSPRKLKFGRSSYALHLSGEHIVLCKGQRVFQCSGCSERFSSSLDFKRHQNVHPEEKPYHCTRCGKDFSQRSQVRRHQKVHAGEKP, from the exons atgaTGATGCAGCTGCAGTCTATGGCGGAAGTGTGCAGTTTAAACTCAGAGGGTTTGTGGTGTGGAGACGAGGTTCAGCACTCAGATCAGACTGATCTAAAGATCTGTGCAGTCAAACTGGTGGACATCAGGAACATACAGACACGCAATGGAAACATAATGTCCGAAAATCTGCCTTCTGGAG cTCCAGGTGAATCCACCATGTTTGATGGAGACAAGGAGACACTCCAAGCTCAGATAAAGATGAGTTCAGGGAGACTGGTGGATTACAGAAAAGTAGAAGCTGAGG ATAAATCCAGTAGTTTTGATGACCAGCAAACACTTCACGCTCAGTTAAAGATGAGTTCAGTGAGGCTGGTGGATTGCGGAAAAATCCaaagcagaaaaacagcagCTAAAAGTGATCCAGAAG GTCAAATCAGCAGGTTTGATGGAGACCAGCAAAGACTGGAGGCTCAGTTAAAGGTGTGTTTGGTGAAACTGGTGGATTGCAGGAAGGCAGCAGTCGAAG GCAAGTCCAACCAGTCTTctgatgaagaggatgaagagcaAACGATCAAAAGAAAGTCCCCCAGAAAACTAAAGTTTGGGAGGAGCTCGTATGCGTTACATCTTTCAGGCGAACATATTGTACTTTGTAAGGGACAAAGGGTGTTTCAGTGCAGCGGGTGCAGTGAGAGGTTCAGTAGTTCATTAGACTTTAAAAGACATCAAAACGTGCATCCGGAGGAGAAGCCGTACCACTGCACGCGCTGTGGAAAAGATTTCTCACAGCGATCGCAAGTGCGAAGACACCAGAAGGTTCACGCTGGAGAGAAGCCTTAa